One Hydrogenobaculum sp. 3684 genomic window, ATATAAAAGGACCAGATTTTCCCACAGGCGGTATAATAGTGGGGGAAGTGTCGCCAGAGGTTTACAAAACTGGAAGAGGACAGGTTACTGTTCAAGCAAAGGCAAGGGTAGAAAAAACAAGCTCTGGAAGAGAACAAATAATAATAACAGAAATCCCTTACATGGTCAACAAAGCAGAGCTTATAAAAAAGATAGCAGAACTAGCAAGGTCTGGTAAGCTAAAAGAGATTTCTGACTTAAGAGACGAATCTGACAAAGAAGGTATAAGAATAGTAATAGAACTAAAGAGAGATGCCAAAGGAGAGGCTGTATTGAAGAAGCTTTACAAAAACACCTCCCTTAGAAAAAACTTTCCTATAAATATGGTGGCTTTGGTGGGGCTTGAGCCAAAGCTTTTAAATCTAAAAGATATTTTGCTGGAATTTTTCAAACATAGGCTAAATGTGATCTATAGAAGGACTGAGTTTTTCTTAAGAAAAGCCGAAGAAAGACTTCATATAGTAGAAGGACTTTTGATTTGTATAAAAGATATAGACAAAATTATAGAAACCATTAGAGCTTCACAAGATACCCAAGAGGCCAAAGAAAAACTCATGAATAGCTGGAGTCTAACTGAAAAACAAGCTCAGGCAATACTTGATTTAAGATTGCAAAGACTTACATCTTTAGAAACTTCTAAGCTTCAAAAAGAGCACGATGAGCTTATAGAAAATATCAAAACTTATAAAAATATATTGGAAAACAAACAAGAAAGGATAAACATCTTTATAAAAGAGACAAAAGAACTTGCAGAGCGTTTCAAAGATCCAAGAAGAACTTTCATTGAAGGTATGATAAAAGAAGATACCTATGTGGATGTTTTTGTCACGAGAAATGGATTTGTAAAACCTATAGAGCTTTTAGAAGAGGAAAAATCTCCTATTGTTAATGTGGCAAGTTTGAAGTTTACAGAAGGTCTTTTCATAGTATCAAATAAAGGAAGAGTTTATTGGACTGCTGGGTCAGAAGCTTTGTCTGGAAGCTCCATTCATATGAAGGATACCGACGAGTACGTTGTAGGTGCCTTTGTGAGAGAGCAATACAACTCAAGACTTCTTATCTTGACAAATAAAGGCTCTATAAAGAAGATACCTCTTGTGGAGTTTGAATACAAAACTCAAGGCTTTCAAATATTGAAGCTCTCAGAAGGTGAAGAGGTGGTTTATATAAGCGGTTCTCAAGATGAGAGCGAAATA contains:
- a CDS encoding DNA topoisomerase (ATP-hydrolyzing) is translated as MEILEIPIEEEARQSYLDYAMSVIVGRAIPDVRDGLKPVQRRILYAMYEMDLTPDKPFKKCARIVGDTMGRYHPHGDQAIYDALVRMAQDFNLRYPLVIGQGNFGSIDGDPPAAMRYTEAKLSKITLSLLEDIENDTVDFVPNFDESVMEPQVLPAKMPNLLCNGTTGIAVGLATSIPPHNLKEVCDALVALAQNQDITVEELMQYIKGPDFPTGGIIVGEVSPEVYKTGRGQVTVQAKARVEKTSSGREQIIITEIPYMVNKAELIKKIAELARSGKLKEISDLRDESDKEGIRIVIELKRDAKGEAVLKKLYKNTSLRKNFPINMVALVGLEPKLLNLKDILLEFFKHRLNVIYRRTEFFLRKAEERLHIVEGLLICIKDIDKIIETIRASQDTQEAKEKLMNSWSLTEKQAQAILDLRLQRLTSLETSKLQKEHDELIENIKTYKNILENKQERINIFIKETKELAERFKDPRRTFIEGMIKEDTYVDVFVTRNGFVKPIELLEEEKSPIVNVASLKFTEGLFIVSNKGRVYWTAGSEALSGSSIHMKDTDEYVVGAFVREQYNSRLLILTNKGSIKKIPLVEFEYKTQGFQILKLSEGEEVVYISGSQDESEILILTKKGYINRIQTQDVGATTSSSKAIQCIKLNENDEAISVKALDDKVFGLLITEEGYAKKIKLEDIPKKSRTSQGINVLKQKFLNACDLIFYNDDDNFDVLISTLNGSHIKLDIKSLIQRMKVPAGIGVPEEKVIDLKDDKIYRVVLL